TTGTGCCATGTTTCTGTAATACTTCTCAAAATCTCCAGTCTTTCCTGCCTTCTTCTATTTGCTGCTGAAGCTTCAAGACCTATCTGgtccaaggaaaaaaaaaagggaaaaaatatcaatttttgatATATCACTACGACTAGGAAGTACATTTGGGCCCTGTCCCCACTTATAATGTCCCTATTTTTTCAGATgctaaaatcaagttttaattgTTGAATCCATATGTGTtcaattcttttaattattaaattatttttttaaaaatgtaactaaagtgttttaaattaatataattttttaggaaataattcAGAAGCAaccaagaagaaaaatatatatgaaaaattctAGCGGTCCAATGAAAATCTAACGGGTGGCCTCGTTCATCTCTGTCCGAAGTGTCTCATGACCGTCTGATGCCGATCAAGATGCCTCTCTGATTTTCGAAAGGCCAATGGTATTTGTCCAGGTGGAACTCACAAGGTATGCGGAAGTTCTctgttctctttttctttcctcgGACCTCGACTGGAATCAGAAAACACACAAAGTTTCACTGTTTTTtgcttccaaaaataaaagtttctGTTGCGAGAAAATGGAACCAGAAACCAGACGCAGAATCGAGAAAACAGTGCTCGAGATCCTCAAAAGCGCGGACATGGACGAGATGACCGAGTTCAAAGTTCGAAAACTAGCTTCCGACAAACTTGGAATCAACCTCTCCGCCCCGGACTATAAGCGCTTCGTCCGCCAGGTCGTCGAGACCTTCCTTCAGTCCACCGAAGAACCTGGACGGGAACCGGAACCGGAACCGGAACCCGATCGGAAGAAGGCAAACACCGAAGCAGCTGAACGAGAACCGACagaagaggaggaggaagaggaggTGGAGGAGGATCGAGGAAAGAGTAGTGGTGTTAAGGAGTACGACGATGACGGCGATCTCATTATCTGTAGGGT
This DNA window, taken from Vitis vinifera cultivar Pinot Noir 40024 chromosome 2, ASM3070453v1, encodes the following:
- the LOC100242702 gene encoding RNA polymerase II transcriptional coactivator KELP isoform X2 → MVFVQVELTSFCCEKMEPETRRRIEKTVLEILKSADMDEMTEFKVRKLASDKLGINLSAPDYKRFVRQVVETFLQSTEEPGREPEPEPEPDRKKANTEAAEREPTEEEEEEEVEEDRGKSSGVKEYDDDGDLIICRLSDRRRVTIQDFRGKTLVSIREFYRKDGKELPSSKGISLTAEQWSAFKKNVPAIEEAIQKMESRLM
- the LOC100242702 gene encoding RNA polymerase II transcriptional coactivator KELP isoform X1, encoding MVFVQVELTRYAEVLCSLFLSSDLDWNQKTHKVSLFFASKNKSFCCEKMEPETRRRIEKTVLEILKSADMDEMTEFKVRKLASDKLGINLSAPDYKRFVRQVVETFLQSTEEPGREPEPEPEPDRKKANTEAAEREPTEEEEEEEVEEDRGKSSGVKEYDDDGDLIICRLSDRRRVTIQDFRGKTLVSIREFYRKDGKELPSSKGISLTAEQWSAFKKNVPAIEEAIQKMESRLM